One genomic region from Evansella sp. LMS18 encodes:
- the ftsH gene encoding ATP-dependent zinc metalloprotease FtsH, with translation MNRIFRNTIFYLLIFLVIVGIVSMFQGPQGQTEEVNFNTFQEYLENEEIESLTIQPTLDVYEVRGQLVGREEEDEFFVVNVPDLEPLLVEVVEASAGGTPIDLTWEQADEPSPWISVFTMLIPFIIIFILFFFLLSQSQGGGSRVMNFGKSKAKLYSEDKKKARFNDVAGADEEKQELVEVVDFLKDPRKFSEIGARIPKGVLLVGPPGTGKTLLARAVAGEAGVPFFSISGSDFVEMFVGVGASRVRDLFENAKKNAPCIIFIDEIDAVGRRRGAGLGGGHDEREQTLNQLLVEMDGFGVNEGIILIAATNRADILDPALLRPGRFDRQIMVGRPDVNGREEVLKVHARNKPLSDDVDLKTIAQRTPGFSGADLENLLNEAALVSARANKKKIDMEAVEEAIDRTIAGPSKKSRVISEKEKNIVAHHEAGHTVVGVKLESADMVHKVTIVPRGQAGGYAMMLPKEDRYFMTKPELLDKIVGLLGGRVAEEIIFGEVSTGAHNDFQRATGIARKMVMEFGMSDKLGPVQFGNTQGEVFLGRDINSEQNYSDAIAHEIDLEVQRILKESYERCRQILMENKESLELVAEMLLEYETLDAEQINSLINEGKLPDDHHMTRKINGEKEGGAEEGDVKVNIQSKQDDNRDADPATESDSNEQTSDPGDNDNNTEDNNKKDQ, from the coding sequence ATGAATCGAATTTTTCGTAATACGATATTTTATCTTTTAATTTTCTTGGTCATTGTGGGGATAGTCAGCATGTTTCAGGGCCCACAGGGACAGACTGAGGAAGTTAATTTCAATACATTCCAGGAGTACCTGGAAAATGAGGAAATTGAGTCTTTGACAATTCAGCCTACGCTGGATGTTTATGAAGTGAGAGGGCAATTAGTCGGCAGGGAAGAAGAGGACGAGTTCTTCGTTGTTAATGTGCCTGATTTAGAACCTTTACTTGTTGAGGTAGTAGAGGCAAGTGCAGGTGGAACACCAATTGACCTTACATGGGAACAGGCGGATGAACCAAGTCCGTGGATCAGCGTATTTACTATGCTTATCCCATTTATCATTATCTTTATTTTATTCTTCTTCCTGTTAAGCCAGTCACAGGGCGGCGGCAGCCGTGTAATGAACTTCGGCAAGAGTAAAGCGAAGCTCTACAGCGAAGATAAGAAAAAAGCCCGCTTTAATGATGTGGCAGGAGCTGACGAAGAGAAACAGGAACTTGTTGAGGTTGTTGACTTCCTGAAAGACCCTCGTAAGTTCTCTGAAATAGGTGCGAGGATTCCTAAAGGGGTTCTTTTAGTTGGACCTCCTGGTACTGGTAAGACACTTCTCGCCCGTGCAGTTGCAGGGGAAGCGGGGGTGCCATTCTTCTCGATCAGTGGTTCCGATTTCGTTGAAATGTTCGTAGGTGTGGGTGCATCACGTGTCCGTGACCTGTTCGAAAATGCGAAGAAGAATGCACCTTGTATTATATTTATAGATGAGATCGATGCAGTGGGACGCCGTCGTGGCGCTGGTCTTGGTGGAGGCCATGACGAACGTGAGCAAACGCTCAACCAGCTCCTTGTTGAAATGGACGGATTCGGTGTCAATGAAGGTATTATCCTGATTGCCGCGACAAACCGTGCGGATATTCTTGACCCGGCATTACTGCGTCCTGGACGTTTTGACCGCCAGATCATGGTTGGACGCCCGGATGTTAACGGACGTGAGGAAGTGCTTAAAGTACACGCCCGTAACAAACCGCTTTCTGATGACGTTGATTTGAAAACCATTGCTCAGCGTACACCAGGATTCTCTGGGGCTGATCTTGAGAACTTATTAAACGAGGCAGCGCTCGTTTCTGCCCGTGCTAATAAAAAGAAAATTGACATGGAAGCCGTGGAGGAAGCAATCGACCGTACGATTGCGGGACCATCCAAGAAGAGCCGTGTCATTTCCGAGAAAGAGAAAAACATCGTCGCGCATCATGAGGCAGGACATACAGTGGTGGGTGTTAAACTGGAAAGCGCGGATATGGTCCACAAAGTAACAATCGTACCAAGAGGGCAGGCCGGCGGTTACGCTATGATGCTGCCGAAAGAAGATCGTTACTTTATGACTAAGCCGGAGCTTCTCGATAAGATTGTCGGCCTTCTTGGCGGACGTGTAGCTGAGGAAATTATTTTCGGTGAAGTAAGTACTGGTGCACACAATGACTTCCAGCGTGCAACAGGAATAGCCCGCAAAATGGTGATGGAATTTGGAATGAGCGATAAGCTTGGTCCTGTACAGTTCGGCAACACGCAGGGAGAAGTCTTCCTTGGACGTGACATCAACAGTGAGCAGAACTACAGTGATGCTATCGCACATGAGATTGACCTTGAAGTTCAGCGAATCCTTAAGGAATCCTATGAACGTTGCCGCCAGATCCTTATGGAAAATAAGGAAAGCCTTGAATTAGTGGCTGAAATGCTCCTTGAGTATGAAACTCTCGATGCGGAGCAGATTAACTCACTGATCAACGAAGGGAAACTTCCGGATGACCACCATATGACAAGGAAGATCAATGGTGAGAAAGAAGGAGGGGCTGAGGAAGGCGACGTAAAAGTTAACATTCAGAGCAAGCAGGATGATAACAGAGATGCTGACCCGGCAACAGAGTCTGATTCAAATGAACAGACGTCTGACCCAGGGGATAACGATAACAATACAGAAGACAATAATAAAAAAGATCAATAG
- a CDS encoding type III pantothenate kinase gives MILVLDVGNTNIVLGVYEKDNLKFHWRIGTDASITEDQYAMLIKDLFTHEGLELKYIEGVIISSVVPPIMYSLQLMCKKYFDVTPMVIGPGIKTGLNIKYENPREVGADRIVNAVAGIRLYGSPLIIVDFGTATTYCFIDENKQYLGGAIAPGIRISTEALYSKASKLPRIEITNPGNIIGKNTVHAMQAGIVYGYVGQVEGIVKKMKLQAKTEPKVIATGGLAELIANESEVIDIVDPFLTLNGLRMIYEKNKDSQGK, from the coding sequence ATGATACTTGTGCTGGATGTGGGGAATACAAACATTGTCTTAGGGGTATATGAAAAAGATAATTTAAAATTCCACTGGCGTATAGGTACGGATGCTTCTATTACAGAAGACCAGTATGCCATGCTTATTAAGGATTTGTTTACTCATGAAGGGCTGGAGCTAAAATATATCGAAGGAGTTATTATCTCCTCAGTAGTTCCGCCTATTATGTATTCTCTGCAGCTAATGTGTAAAAAATATTTTGACGTGACTCCGATGGTTATCGGTCCAGGTATTAAAACCGGCCTTAATATAAAATATGAAAACCCGAGAGAAGTAGGGGCCGACCGGATTGTTAATGCCGTAGCTGGTATCCGTTTATACGGAAGCCCGCTAATCATAGTGGATTTTGGCACAGCCACAACATATTGTTTTATTGATGAGAATAAACAATACCTTGGAGGCGCGATCGCACCTGGTATCCGGATATCGACAGAAGCTTTGTATAGTAAAGCTTCCAAACTTCCAAGGATAGAAATAACAAACCCAGGAAATATTATCGGCAAAAATACAGTACATGCTATGCAGGCAGGAATAGTATATGGATATGTAGGACAGGTGGAAGGTATAGTCAAAAAGATGAAGCTTCAGGCTAAGACGGAACCAAAAGTAATTGCTACAGGGGGATTAGCCGAATTAATTGCCAATGAATCTGAAGTTATTGACATAGTTGATCCTTTTTTAACATTAAATGGCCTCCGGATGATTTATGAGAAGAATAAAGATAGCCAGGGAAAATAA
- the hslO gene encoding Hsp33 family molecular chaperone HslO — MSDYLVKALAYDGTVRAYAIRSTAMVQEAANRHETWRTVTAALGRALSAGTMMGAMLKGDEKLTIKIEGNGPASPIVIDANARGEARGYVSNAQVDPERKASGKLNVSEAVGTAGSLSVVKDLGMRDNFTGSVPLVSGEIAEDFTYYFATSEQTPSSVGLGVVVGKDEVVEGAGGFIIQLMPGASDETIEKIEKNLGNMKPISQLVQEGLTPEEILETILGDGKVKVIDQMGVLFQCRCSRERISNAIMSLDKTEIIAMIEEDGGAETTCHFCNKTYNFSKEDLQSIMEEKDQQ, encoded by the coding sequence ATGTCAGACTACTTAGTAAAAGCACTTGCATATGATGGAACTGTCCGGGCATATGCAATCAGATCAACTGCGATGGTGCAGGAAGCTGCCAACCGCCATGAAACGTGGCGCACCGTAACTGCGGCATTAGGGAGAGCGCTGTCTGCAGGGACGATGATGGGAGCCATGTTAAAAGGAGACGAGAAATTAACGATAAAAATAGAAGGAAACGGACCTGCAAGTCCTATTGTCATTGATGCAAATGCAAGGGGTGAAGCAAGAGGGTATGTTTCTAATGCGCAGGTAGATCCGGAAAGGAAGGCTAGTGGGAAGCTTAATGTTTCAGAAGCAGTAGGGACTGCCGGCTCACTGTCTGTCGTTAAGGACCTTGGCATGAGAGATAATTTCACAGGAAGTGTGCCTCTCGTTTCGGGGGAGATTGCTGAAGACTTTACTTACTACTTTGCTACTTCAGAGCAGACGCCATCTTCTGTAGGGCTTGGAGTAGTTGTAGGTAAAGACGAAGTGGTGGAAGGCGCAGGAGGATTCATTATCCAGCTTATGCCAGGCGCTTCCGACGAAACCATTGAGAAAATAGAAAAAAACCTGGGCAATATGAAGCCGATCTCCCAGTTAGTGCAGGAAGGGCTGACACCTGAGGAGATACTGGAGACAATTCTCGGTGATGGGAAGGTTAAAGTTATCGACCAGATGGGCGTGCTCTTTCAGTGCCGCTGTTCCAGGGAAAGAATTAGCAATGCTATCATGAGTCTCGATAAAACTGAGATTATTGCAATGATTGAGGAAGACGGAGGTGCGGAAACGACGTGCCACTTCTGTAATAAAACGTATAATTTTTCAAAAGAAGATCTGCAGTCCATAATGGAGGAGAAGGATCAGCAGTAA
- the cysK gene encoding cysteine synthase A, with product MAKVVNSITELIGDTPLVKLQRLVTEEHADVYLKLEFMNPGSSVKDRIAISMIEDAEEKGLLKEGDTIVEPTSGNTGIGLAMVAAAKGYKTLLVMPETMSLERRNLLRAYGAELVLTPGPEGMGGAIRKANEIREEHGYFMPQQFENEANVKIHRETTAKELLDQVGGQLDAFVSGIGTGGTITGAGEVLKKTFPDLKVIAVEPKDSPVLSGGKPGPHKIQGIGAGFVPGILNTDIYDEVMTVTADQAFEYARKAAREEGILGGISSGAAIYSALEVAKKLGKGKKVVAVIPSNGERYLSTPLYQFEEE from the coding sequence ATGGCAAAAGTGGTTAATTCGATTACTGAACTCATTGGGGATACACCATTAGTAAAACTCCAGCGTCTTGTAACAGAAGAGCATGCAGATGTATATTTAAAGCTTGAATTCATGAATCCAGGCAGCAGCGTGAAGGACCGTATAGCAATTTCCATGATTGAAGATGCCGAGGAAAAGGGGCTCCTTAAAGAGGGAGATACAATTGTTGAACCTACAAGTGGTAACACAGGAATAGGTCTTGCAATGGTTGCTGCGGCTAAAGGATATAAAACACTTCTCGTTATGCCGGAAACGATGAGCCTTGAAAGAAGGAATCTTCTGCGGGCATACGGTGCTGAACTGGTTCTGACGCCTGGCCCTGAAGGTATGGGCGGGGCAATCCGTAAAGCAAACGAAATCAGAGAAGAACATGGCTATTTCATGCCGCAGCAGTTTGAAAATGAGGCAAATGTGAAAATCCACAGGGAGACAACTGCTAAGGAGCTTCTTGATCAGGTAGGTGGCCAGCTTGATGCATTTGTTTCAGGAATCGGTACAGGAGGAACAATCACAGGAGCAGGCGAAGTTTTGAAAAAGACATTCCCTGATCTTAAAGTAATTGCCGTCGAACCGAAAGATTCCCCGGTGTTATCCGGAGGTAAGCCAGGTCCCCACAAAATTCAGGGGATTGGAGCAGGCTTTGTCCCGGGAATTCTTAATACGGATATATATGATGAAGTAATGACTGTAACAGCGGATCAGGCGTTTGAATATGCAAGAAAAGCCGCCAGGGAAGAAGGTATTCTTGGAGGAATCTCATCTGGTGCCGCCATTTACAGTGCGCTTGAAGTCGCTAAAAAACTAGGTAAGGGAAAGAAAGTAGTAGCTGTAATTCCTAGTAACGGCGAGCGTTATTTAAGCACTCCTTTATACCAATTTGAAGAAGAATAA
- a CDS encoding anthranilate synthase component I family protein produces MGNTKYVTVGYKRPLKEITSDWFDTYIFLSQKESHHVLLESGRGGRYSIIGLHPWAVINGKDGEFSVQTKKGTETKTGPLLELLRGWLQKHTAEKNEQLPDFQGGIIGQLSYDIVREIEKLPTRSQDDLETPDMYFMAFNQFVVIDHQEENIWFIAVCEKTAEENALKSLCELEAEWKTNGAEESDPNRSPFKAFSTTVEETGPAFSFPEESFRKAVERTKEYIAAGDSFQVNLSVRETRALKTPPLHIYSCLRRINPSPYMGYLHTPEFQYVSASPELLVKVKNDEVSTRPIAGTRSRGKNEAEDRALADTLINNEKERAEHVMLVDLERNDIGRVCQYGTVEVNELMVIEKYSHVMHIVSNVRGKKAEGHDTIDVVEATFPGGTITGAPKVRTMEIIEELEPVRRGIYTGSTGWIGYNGDMELNITIRTMIAKNGQAHVQAGAGIVIDSDPGAEFKECLKKAKALWKAKELSEEELKFESGEQEPREEKI; encoded by the coding sequence ATGGGTAATACTAAATACGTTACTGTTGGTTATAAAAGACCATTAAAGGAGATTACTTCCGATTGGTTTGATACTTATATATTTTTATCTCAAAAAGAATCCCATCATGTGCTGCTGGAGAGTGGAAGGGGCGGCCGGTACTCTATTATCGGACTTCATCCATGGGCAGTGATTAATGGGAAAGACGGTGAATTTTCTGTTCAGACGAAGAAGGGGACAGAGACGAAAACAGGTCCACTTCTGGAATTGTTAAGAGGCTGGCTTCAGAAGCATACAGCGGAGAAAAATGAGCAGCTTCCTGATTTTCAGGGAGGAATCATCGGGCAGTTAAGCTATGATATCGTTAGAGAAATAGAAAAACTGCCTACTCGAAGCCAGGATGATCTTGAGACCCCCGACATGTATTTTATGGCGTTTAATCAATTTGTTGTTATCGACCATCAGGAAGAGAATATATGGTTTATTGCAGTTTGTGAAAAGACGGCGGAGGAAAACGCCTTAAAAAGTTTGTGTGAGCTGGAGGCGGAATGGAAGACAAACGGTGCGGAGGAAAGCGATCCGAACAGGTCCCCTTTTAAGGCTTTTAGCACCACGGTGGAAGAAACTGGCCCAGCCTTCTCTTTTCCTGAAGAGTCATTCAGAAAAGCCGTCGAGCGCACAAAGGAATATATAGCAGCGGGTGATTCTTTTCAGGTTAATCTGTCTGTGAGAGAAACGAGAGCGCTGAAGACGCCGCCTCTTCACATATACAGCTGTTTAAGGAGAATAAACCCATCTCCATACATGGGGTACCTCCATACACCGGAGTTCCAATATGTGAGCGCATCACCAGAACTGCTCGTTAAAGTAAAAAATGACGAAGTTAGTACACGGCCGATAGCGGGGACAAGGTCCAGAGGGAAAAATGAAGCGGAAGATCGAGCTCTTGCCGATACACTTATCAATAATGAAAAAGAACGCGCAGAACATGTAATGCTTGTTGACCTGGAGCGGAATGATATAGGCAGGGTTTGCCAGTATGGTACGGTGGAAGTTAACGAGCTGATGGTCATTGAAAAATACTCACACGTCATGCATATCGTGTCTAATGTAAGAGGGAAAAAAGCGGAAGGGCATGACACCATTGACGTTGTGGAAGCGACTTTTCCAGGAGGCACTATTACTGGAGCGCCAAAAGTAAGGACAATGGAAATCATTGAAGAGCTCGAACCGGTCAGAAGAGGGATTTACACAGGATCCACTGGCTGGATAGGATATAATGGAGATATGGAGCTGAATATCACTATCCGCACTATGATAGCGAAAAATGGACAGGCCCATGTGCAGGCCGGGGCAGGAATCGTTATTGATTCAGACCCGGGAGCAGAGTTTAAAGAGTGCCTGAAGAAAGCGAAGGCATTGTGGAAAGCTAAAGAGTTGAGCGAAGAAGAGTTGAAATTTGAGTCAGGCGAGCAGGAGCCGAGGGAGGAAAAAATATGA
- the pabA gene encoding aminodeoxychorismate/anthranilate synthase component II, which translates to MILMIDNYDSFTYNLVQYLGEMGEELIVKRNDQITIEEIEALNPKFIMVSPGPCTPNEAGISLEVIEHFAGRIPILGVCLGHQSIAQVFGGDVVRAERLMHGKTSEIHHDGKTVFANVDQPFTATRYHSLIVKRETLPDCFDISAETEEGEIMAIRHRTLPVEGLQFHPESIMTGTGKLLLRNFIDFYKEFETQCSST; encoded by the coding sequence ATGATTTTAATGATTGATAATTATGATTCGTTTACTTATAATCTCGTCCAGTATCTTGGAGAGATGGGTGAGGAGCTAATAGTTAAGCGGAATGACCAGATTACTATTGAGGAAATTGAAGCGTTGAATCCAAAATTTATTATGGTTTCGCCGGGACCATGTACACCGAATGAGGCAGGAATCAGTCTTGAAGTGATTGAACATTTTGCCGGCAGGATTCCAATACTCGGTGTGTGTCTAGGCCATCAGTCTATTGCACAGGTTTTCGGTGGTGATGTTGTCAGAGCGGAACGGCTTATGCACGGCAAAACATCAGAAATACACCATGACGGGAAAACCGTGTTTGCGAACGTGGATCAACCCTTTACTGCAACGAGATACCATTCCCTTATTGTAAAAAGAGAGACGCTGCCGGACTGCTTCGATATCTCTGCAGAAACAGAGGAAGGAGAAATTATGGCAATCAGGCACAGGACACTTCCTGTAGAAGGGCTGCAATTTCATCCGGAATCGATTATGACGGGAACAGGCAAACTGCTGCTTAGAAATTTCATTGATTTTTACAAGGAGTTTGAAACGCAATGTTCCTCTACCTGA
- the pabC gene encoding aminodeoxychorismate lyase produces the protein MFLYLNGDYIKSEEAAISPFDHGFLYGLGLFETFRTYHGHPFLLDDHFHRLHEGAKAIGIELPEYKREDTCRIIHQLLELNNLEDGYFRWNVSAGEREIGLSHENYFSPNTIVIVKPLPQQTPREKEAVFLQTTRNTPEGTNRLKSHHFLNNLLGKRELGDQPGTEGIFLTENGEIAEGIVSNIYWVKKGTLYTPSEDSGALNGITRQFILKLAETTGLNTEEGLYGPESLLSAEEAFISNSIQEITALSSVKGRKLPGANGCSFKLISAEYKKHLTSLWSRLELTGRGID, from the coding sequence ATGTTCCTCTACCTGAACGGCGATTATATCAAATCGGAAGAAGCGGCAATTTCCCCTTTTGACCACGGGTTTCTATATGGGCTCGGTTTGTTTGAAACCTTCCGTACGTATCATGGTCATCCATTTTTGCTGGATGACCATTTTCATCGTCTGCATGAAGGAGCGAAAGCAATCGGCATAGAACTGCCTGAGTATAAAAGGGAGGATACCTGCAGAATTATACATCAGCTTCTTGAGCTGAATAATCTGGAAGACGGGTACTTCCGCTGGAATGTCTCAGCAGGGGAAAGGGAAATTGGGCTCTCGCATGAAAATTATTTCTCCCCCAATACAATCGTTATTGTGAAGCCTCTTCCTCAGCAGACGCCTCGGGAAAAAGAGGCGGTTTTTCTCCAGACGACAAGGAATACACCAGAAGGGACGAACAGGCTCAAGTCCCACCATTTCCTTAACAACCTGCTTGGTAAAAGGGAATTGGGAGATCAGCCTGGGACTGAAGGAATCTTCTTAACGGAAAACGGAGAGATAGCAGAAGGAATAGTATCAAATATTTACTGGGTAAAAAAAGGTACCCTTTATACTCCTTCTGAGGACAGCGGAGCCTTAAACGGTATTACAAGGCAGTTTATTTTGAAACTTGCTGAAACAACAGGATTGAATACAGAAGAAGGTTTATATGGACCGGAATCGCTTCTTTCAGCAGAGGAAGCTTTCATTTCTAACTCCATCCAGGAAATCACGGCACTCAGTTCAGTAAAAGGCCGGAAACTGCCGGGGGCGAACGGGTGTTCTTTTAAGCTGATTAGCGCAGAATATAAAAAACATTTAACCAGCCTATGGAGCAGGTTAGAACTGACAGGAAGGGGTATAGATTGA
- the folP gene encoding dihydropteroate synthase, giving the protein MNYSKRVIEWNGKKLDFSRKTYVMGILNVTPDSFSDGGRYSGVSNAVVHAKQMAEQGADIIDIGGESTRPGAEKVSEEEELRRILEPIKAVREAVDLPISVDTYKAKAAEKAIEHGADIINDVWGAKADPEMAKVAAQYDVPIVLMHNRQQIDYVDFMDDVVKDLEESIEICLKAGVKDNRIILDPGVGFAKTYEHNVLVMRHMERITEMGYPVLLGTSRKSLISKTLNLPVDQRVEGTGATVCFGINKGAGIIRIHDVLEMSRMVKMMDVMIGKEEIPEL; this is encoded by the coding sequence ATGAATTACAGTAAAAGAGTAATTGAGTGGAATGGGAAAAAACTTGATTTTTCCCGGAAAACATATGTCATGGGTATCCTTAATGTTACTCCGGACTCCTTTTCAGATGGCGGGCGCTACTCAGGTGTAAGTAATGCAGTGGTGCACGCAAAGCAGATGGCGGAACAAGGGGCGGATATCATTGACATAGGCGGCGAATCCACACGCCCAGGAGCCGAAAAGGTTAGTGAAGAAGAAGAACTGAGAAGGATACTGGAACCGATAAAAGCTGTCCGGGAGGCAGTGGACCTGCCGATATCTGTAGATACTTACAAAGCGAAGGCTGCGGAAAAGGCAATTGAGCATGGAGCGGATATCATTAATGATGTCTGGGGGGCTAAAGCTGACCCGGAGATGGCAAAGGTCGCAGCTCAATACGATGTACCCATTGTCCTGATGCACAACCGCCAGCAAATTGATTACGTAGATTTTATGGATGACGTCGTAAAGGACCTGGAAGAAAGTATAGAAATCTGCCTTAAAGCAGGTGTTAAAGACAACAGAATCATTCTTGACCCTGGTGTGGGATTTGCAAAAACGTACGAACATAATGTTCTCGTTATGCGGCATATGGAGAGAATTACAGAGATGGGCTATCCTGTGCTTCTTGGAACATCAAGAAAGTCACTTATTTCAAAAACACTAAACCTTCCAGTAGACCAGCGGGTGGAAGGGACCGGAGCTACCGTATGTTTCGGCATCAACAAAGGGGCAGGAATCATACGTATCCATGATGTTCTGGAGATGAGCCGGATGGTTAAAATGATGGATGTCATGATTGGCAAAGAAGAGATTCCGGAACTGTAA
- the folB gene encoding dihydroneopterin aldolase: protein MDKIYVNGMDFYGYHGVYEEENKLGQRFSADVILEMDTKEAGRTDNLNLTVNYAEVYEKVKEIMEGEAVKLVETLTERIGAKLLADFKIVDAVTVKVVKPNPPIPGHYESVAVEIRRERDN, encoded by the coding sequence ATGGATAAGATATATGTTAATGGAATGGATTTTTACGGTTATCACGGTGTATATGAAGAAGAGAATAAATTAGGCCAGCGTTTTTCCGCGGATGTCATTCTTGAAATGGATACTAAGGAAGCGGGCAGGACAGATAACCTGAACCTTACTGTAAATTATGCAGAAGTCTATGAAAAGGTAAAGGAGATCATGGAGGGAGAAGCAGTGAAACTGGTTGAAACTCTGACGGAGAGGATCGGGGCGAAACTGCTTGCGGATTTCAAAATTGTCGATGCGGTAACAGTAAAAGTCGTGAAGCCAAATCCTCCGATTCCGGGCCATTATGAGTCAGTAGCAGTAGAGATACGAAGGGAAAGGGATAATTAA
- the folK gene encoding 2-amino-4-hydroxy-6-hydroxymethyldihydropteridine diphosphokinase translates to MDSGSHLRNIAYLSIGSNIDDREEHLKQAVKRIGELELVSIDRISSVYETDPVGYTEQEAFLNMAIKVRTDLSAERLLQKTQEIEKSGGRKREIRWGPRTIDLDILLFNDENITLEQLTVPHPRMLERAFVLIPLQEIAPGIEINNGKPIEQYIEELTGKEGVHKWKSFSGEDVFGHSEN, encoded by the coding sequence ATGGACTCAGGAAGCCATCTTAGGAATATCGCCTATCTGTCCATCGGGTCTAACATAGACGACCGGGAGGAACATTTAAAGCAGGCGGTTAAACGAATTGGAGAACTGGAACTTGTTTCCATAGACCGGATTTCCTCCGTGTATGAAACAGACCCTGTGGGCTATACGGAGCAGGAAGCCTTTTTAAACATGGCGATAAAGGTCAGGACAGATTTGTCTGCTGAAAGACTCCTTCAAAAGACCCAGGAAATTGAAAAAAGCGGTGGGAGAAAAAGGGAAATTCGCTGGGGGCCACGCACAATTGACCTTGACATTTTACTGTTTAACGATGAAAATATAACCTTGGAACAGCTGACTGTTCCTCATCCGAGAATGCTTGAAAGAGCATTTGTGCTGATTCCGCTTCAGGAAATAGCGCCAGGTATAGAAATAAACAATGGTAAACCCATTGAACAATATATCGAAGAACTAACCGGTAAAGAAGGTGTTCATAAATGGAAGAGCTTCTCTGGGGAAGACGTATTCGGGCATTCCGAAAACTAA
- a CDS encoding helix-turn-helix domain-containing protein, which produces MEELLWGRRIRAFRKLKGYTQEEFAKHLGISVSVLGEIERGNRKPSEELLEKVTETLGVTLEELTSIR; this is translated from the coding sequence ATGGAAGAGCTTCTCTGGGGAAGACGTATTCGGGCATTCCGAAAACTAAAAGGATATACACAAGAAGAATTTGCAAAACACCTTGGCATATCTGTATCTGTATTAGGAGAAATTGAACGAGGAAACAGGAAGCCATCAGAGGAACTGTTGGAGAAGGTGACGGAAACTTTAGGGGTGACCTTAGAGGAGCTTACTTCAATAAGATAA